The Treponema succinifaciens DSM 2489 region TCCATATTGCCTCGCAGCTTCTGGAATTTCTGTAAACAAAACAAAAGTAAAAGACTACGAAAAGTCATTCGATATTTTTTCACGCACAGATTTAGCCGGACACATGACAATGATGGACGACATGAGAGTTACAATGGGAAGCGCGTTAAAGCACCTTGGCTACTCGCTGAACACAACAGATGACAAAGAGCTTCGAGAAGCCGCAGATTTAATCATAAACAAGTGGCGTCCAAATCTTATAAAGTTTGATGCGGAAGGCTACGGAAAATCATTTGCTTCAGGAGACTTCTGGGTTTGCGACGGCTATGCGGAAATTGTATTTGCTGAAGTTCCAGAAGACAAGCACGATGAAGTAATTGATTTTTTTGTTCCTGAATGCGGTTCAGCTGCGTATCTTGATTCAATGGTAATTTTAAAAGACGCCAAGCACTATGACCTTGCAATGAAATTTATTGACTTCAGCCACCGCCCGGAAATCTACGCGGAATTCTGCGACGCTCTGAAATTTCCTGCTTACATAAACAAGGAAGCTGCAAAGTACACAAAGAAAAAACCAATGTATCCAGTTGAAACTCTTGAAAAAGTTGAGCTCAAAATGGACGTAGGCGAAGCACTTTCAAAATATGACGCGCTCTGGCAGGAAATAAGATTTTCCGCAGAATAAAGAATATTCTTTATGTCATTTTCGGACTTGACTCTGCGATGCTTGCGTAGCAAACTCGGTTAGAAATCCTAAATGTGTATTGCAACCATTTAAATGTCATTCCCGTGCATCGACACGGGAATCTGTTGCAAACTTGCCGTGTTAACAATGCGGCAATTAAAAATAAAATTCACTTCTATTAAAAATTAACACAATTCTAACAATTCAATAACCTTCAAAAAACACAGCCGCTTTAGATTTTTCATCGTAAAATAAAAAACCGAACGGAGGTTTGAACTATGAAAAAGACTATGTATGCTGTGATCAGCGCAATCTCACTGGCAGTTTTAGGCGGAACATTATTTGCCGCTCCTAAAAAAGACAAAAACTTCGGAAAGAAAAGTGTTGTACTTATAAGCCGCGAAGAAGGAAGCGGAACAAGAGGCGCATTTGTTGAGCTTTTCGGAATTGAAATGAAAAACGCAGAAGGCAAAAAAGTTGACTTCACTTCTGAGGAAGCTGACATTACAAACAGCACAGAAGTAATGCTTACTTCAGTTGCAGGAAACAAATATGCAATCGGCTATGTTTCCCTTGGCTCGCTGAACAAAACCGTAAAGGCTCTCAAAATTGAAGGCGTCTCTCCAAGCGTTTCAAGCATTAAAAATGGAACTTATAAAATTTCCCGCCCGTTCAACATCGTAACAAAACAAACCGGACTTTCAGAAAACGCTTCTGATTTTATCCGCTTCATTCTTTCAAGCGACGGACAGGCAATTGTTGAAGCCAACGGTTACATCAGCGCGACTCAAAATCCAGCGTACATTGCAACTGGAAAAAAAGGAAAAATAACCGTAGCCGGTTCTTCAAGCGTAACTCCTGTAATGGAAAAACTTGCTGAAGCCTACGAAAAACTGAACCCGGAAATCAAAATTGAAGTCCAGATGTCTGACAGCACAACAGGCGTAAACAGCGCGCTCAATGGTGTCTGCGAAATCGGAATGGCAAGCCGCGAATTAAAAGACAGCGAAAAAGCAAAAGGCGCGCTTCAGATAAAAATTGCAATCGACGGAATCGCGGTAATCATCAACAAGGAAAACCCAACAGAAAGCGCATCGATTCAGTCAGTCAAAGACTTGTACATTGGAACAATCTCAAAATGGGGCGATGTAAAATAAGCTTGACGGCTTAACAAAAATTGCAGTGCAAATCCAGTTCGGACAAGCGCTGCAATTCAATTCTTTTAAAAGCAGAAAAATATGAAAAACAAATATATAGAACAGACAATGCGATTCGTTTTTCTTGCGGCGGCTTGCGTTTCAATCGCGGCTACAATAACAATCTGCATTTTTCTGTTTGCAAACGGCGTTCCTGCCATGCTTAAAATCGGACTAAAGAATTTCATCTTTGGTTTAAAGTGGAAGCCTTCCATAGATTTATACGGAATTTTCCCGATGATTGTAGGCTCAATTACAGTAACGCTTGGCGCATTGATTCTGGGAGTTCCGCTCGGACTTTTTACAGCGGTTTTTCTTGCGCGCTACTGTCCAAAACAGCTCTACAATTTTTTTGAAAGCGGCGTAAAACTTCTAGCTGGAATTCCTTCTGTTGTCTATGGTTTTTTCGGACTTACAGTCATAGTTCCTGCAATCAGAAATATATTCGGCGGAAACGGAACTTCAATTCTTGCCGCTTCGATTGTCCTTGCGATAATGATTCTTCCAACAATAATAAGCGTAAGCGAATCTTCAATACGGGCAGTGCCTTCACTTTACTTTGAAGGCTCCCTTGCATTAGGAGCTTGCAAGGAACGCAGCATTTTTCTTGTTGAACTTAAGGCGGCAAAAAGCGGAATAATGGCGGGAATAATTCTTGGAGTGGGACGCGCTGTCGGAGAAACAATGGCAGTCATCATGGTCGCAGGAAACCAGGCGATTCTTCCACGCAGCCTTGTAAAAGGAATCAGAACGCTCACTGCAAACATCGTTCTTGAAATGGGATATGCCGCGGACTTGCATAGAGACGCTCTCATTGCAACTTCTGTAATTCTGTTTATTTTCATTTTGATTATCAACTTGTGCTTTTCTCTCTTAAAAGAAAAAAAGGAGTAGCAGATAAAATGAAAACTTCGCAAACATTTCAGTCAAAAGTTTTAAAGTCGTTCGTACTTGGAGCCGGAATTTTTACAATTGCAATTTCATGCGGAATCGTAATCTACATTCTTGCAAGAGGAATTCCGAATCTAAATCTGTCGCTTTTCAGCATAAAGTACACAAGCGAAAACAGCTCGCTTTTTCCAGCATTGATAAACACGCTTTCTGCAACAGCAATAACGCTCGCAATAGCAGTGCCAATTGGAATCGGAGCCGCAATTTATTTAAGCGAATACGCATACCGCGGAAGCAAAATCGTAAAGGCAATCAGGCTTGCGACAGAAACATTGTCGGGCATTCCTTCAATCGTGTACGGACTTTTCGGATTTTTGTTTTTCGTAACTTTCCTGCACTGGGGATTTTCTCTGCTTGCCGGATGCTGCACACTCGCGATTATGATTCTTCCTGTAATCGTTCGAACAACAGAAGAAGCCTTGCTTTCCGTAAACGACAGCTACCGTGAAGGAAGCTTCGGACTTGGAGCAGGAAAACTCCGCACAGTATTCTGCATAGTTCTGCCTTCCGCAGTTCCGGGAATAATCGCGGGAATTGTCTTGGGTACAGGACGCATCGTTGGAGAAACAGCAGCTTTAATTTACACAGCAGGAACTGTCGCGCGGATTGCAGGCGGAATGCAAAGTGGAAGAACTCTCGCAGTCCACTTGTACGCGCTTTGGAGCGAAGGACTTGCAACTGGTCAGTCTTACGCAACGGCAGTAATTCTTCTTGCCATAGTTCTAATTCTGAACTGGCTAAGTTCTCTTCTTGAAAAAATAATCACAAGGAAAAACAAAAATGAATAAAAGCAAAATATCAGTCCAAGACTTAAATTTATTCTACGGAAATTTTCAGGCGCTTTACGATGTGAATCTTGAAATTCCTGCGAACATGGTTACAGCGTTCATCGGACCAAGCGGCTGCGGAAAATCAACTCTGCTCAAAACTTTCAACAGGATGAACGACCTTGTTGTAGGCTGCAGAACAGAAGGCAAAGTTTTAATAGACGATGAAAATATTTTTGAAAACATAGACGTGAACCTGCTCAGAAAAAAAGTCGGAATGGTATTCCAAAAGCCGAATCCGTTTCCAATGAGCATTTACGACAACATCGCCTACGGTCCGCGCACCCACGGAATCAAACGCAAAAGCGACTTGGACAATATCGTTGAAAAAGCCCTGCAGGATGCGGCAATCTGGGATGAAGTAAAAGACAGGCTGAACAAAAGCGCGATAGGACTTTCAGGCGGACAGCAGCAGCGTCTTTGCATTGCACGCGCGCTTGCAATAGAACCGGAAGTGCTTTTAATGGACGAGCCTACAAGCGCGCTAGATCCAATCAGCACAAGCAAAATTGAAGACACAATCGCTGAGTTAAAAAGCAAATACACAATTGTAATTGTAACTCACAATATGCAGCAGGCAACACGCGTAAGCGACTTAACGGCATTTTTCCTGCTCGGAAAAGTGATTGAGTACGGACAAACGGAACAAATATTCAGCTCACCGAAAAACAAAAAGACGGAAGATTATATCACGGGAAGATTCGGCTGATATTTTTCAAAACAGAAAAGCAGAAATTTCTACAAGAGGAAAAAGATGAGAAACAACTTTAACCTGCAGCTAAATGAACTGCACGAAGACTTAAAAAAGATGGGAACACTTTGCGAAGACTGCATAACATTTGCAACCCAGTCGCTTCTCCTTGGAGACACCGAGCTTGGAGAACGCGCAATCCAAGCGGAAAAGCAGACAGACATAATGGAAAAAGAAATTCAAAATCTTTGCATGAGAATTCTTTTGCAGCAGCAGCCGGTAGCAAGCGATCTTAGAACCATAAGCGCGGCAATCAAAGTAATCACAGACATGGAAAGAATCGGAGACCAGGGAAGCGACATTGCAGAGCTGATAAAGAAAACGCAGATTCCATTTGAAGCCTTTAACTCTCACATCGCGGCAATGGCGGACTGCATAATCCGAATGGTTACAGGCAGCGTGGAAAGCTTTATCAAGCAGGACGCAAAACTTGCCAAGCAGATTGCAGACCTTGATGATCAGGCGGACGATCTTTTTATCCAAATCAAAAACGACATTCTGGACATGATGTCTGGAAAAACAAAGCATGACAGAGCATTCGGAGAAAAAGCTCTAAACACACTTATGATCGCAAAGTACCTTGAGCGCATAGGAGACCACGCTGTAAATATAACTGAATGCGCGCTCATGGCGGCAGGCTCGCAAAACGCGCAACAGGAATAAAAAGCGCAAAACTAAAACATTGCAAGCCGTTATAAAATCCTCGGAGCAACCGGGGATTTTTTTATGAGAAAACAGTAAGCGCAAATTCACTGAAAGTTTATTTTAAGCTAACAAAAATCAAACAGAAAAATTTTATTTTTTTGGCAACAAAGAAATAAATCTGCAAGAACAAAAACATTGCAGGTTTCATCAAGCAAATCTTTAAGATAGGAGTTATCTTATGAAAAAACTTTTGGCTGCATCCGTTGCAGGAATTCTTGTATGCGCATCAGTTTTCGCACAGAAAGTTTCGCTCACAAACACATTCGGAGCAAATGACGACAACACAGGAAACGGAGACTTTCTTGAGTTCAACAGAAAAGTAAAAAACAACGGAGATTTAGACGACGGATTTGAAAACGAAGAAGCCCACGTAGACAACAGGCTTCAGCTCGACTTTTCTTCTGAACAACTTGACGGAAGAGTCCGCATGGAAACTTACGGCCTTAAGCTCAACGGAAAAGAATCCACAACAAGACTCCGCGGCTTTGTACGATTTTCGCCATTTGAGCAGATTGGACTTGCAATAGGAAACGAATTCTTCACAAAAATTACAACAGACGCAGCTTACCTTGGAGCGGCAGACGACACGCCAAAATGGGGACGCATGGCAGAAAACGGATTCGCGGTTGTAGCTCTTCCAGTTGAAGGCTTAAAGATTTCCGGCGGAATAAGAGGAAACACAGAGTACGACAACAACGACAATTACCGCCTTGACTTCGGAGCGCAGTACATGGCAAAAGACCTTGTAACTTTCGGAGCAACAGCAAAAAGCGTGACTAACGACGACCGCACATTCGGCTTGTTCGCTGGAATCAACAGCATTCAGAACATGATGATCAACCTTGGATTTGTGTACAACGCAAACGACACAGACTTCATTCCGGAAGAAACAAAATACGCGCTCACCTTCTCGGCAGGATACGAAATGAAGGACGCAGGATTTTCAATTTACGCCGATGTTGTTTCAGGACTTTCAAGCAAGTATATCGACAAGGAATACAAGACAAGCGATTTGAAAAATGACAACGGAGACAAGGGAATTCCGTTCCAGGCAAAGCTCCTTGCAAACTATGCGCTTACAGAAGCAACAACACTTTCTCTCGCTGTAACAGAAGCCACAGTTATTGGCTGGGACGACGCATACACAACAACAGTTTACCCTTACGCAACATTCGCACTCCCACAGAACATGGGCGACATTGACATGGGCGTAAGAATGGAGCTTACAAGCGACGGCCTTACAAAGTTCTCTATCCCGTTCAGCTGGAAATGCAAGTTCATAAACAAAAAGTAAAACCTGTCATATCCTAGAAACCTAAAACAAACTGTCCGTGTGGCCGCCCCCTTTGCCATGCGGATTTTTTTATTGAGCACGGTAATTTTCCCCTCTCATTGCGGAGGGGATTTTTTTGTTTTTGGGACTGCGCTGTTTAGTTTTTTTATCTGGCGCTCCACATTCTGCGCAAAGTTTCCGTAAGCGGAATTATCCGCAATCGACATGGCAGAAAGATACGGAACAAGCTTTTCGTTTATTGTCCGCACAAGCCTTCCCTTTATTGAATACGCGCTTTCATTTTTTAACGCCCTTCCGCGCACAAACTCATCGTTCGCCTTGTAAAAATCATTCTCGGCATTCCGCAAAGACTGAATCAGTTCCGCCACGCCATCCAAAGACGCAGCGTCACTTTTTTCCTGCTCCCTCGAAAAATCCTCCAGTATGCTTTCTATAAGCGAAGACTTTGACGAATAGTTTTCCGAAGTAATTTTAAGACCGTACTTTTTGAACACGGCAAGAAGACGCTTGGCGCACTCTCTTTTTTCCGCCGAAGGAAACACCGCATAGCCTTTTAAAAGCGCATTCAGCTTCCTGATTTCCTCATTGCGCGCCCTGTCTTTTTCCGCCAGAGAACTTTTAACCCTGTCCTGCATAATCGCCGTCGTGATTTTTGCAGAAAGCCTTTCAATCTCGCCGAATATTTCCGCAAGAAACTTGTCCTCAATCTCAAAATCCTTGTAAAGCCGCACAAAATAATCAGAAAGTCCGTCTGCAGCCGTTACACGTATTGAATTTCTAAGCTTATTCATTGCTCCTCCACTCAAAATCACCATGATTTTTATAGAAAATAAATATTTTTTAACAAAATCATAATGATTATAATAAAAAACAAATACTTTTAATGAAAATCAAAATGATTATGTATAATAACAAATATTTTTGAATAAAATCATAATGATTGTATTAAACATAACATATTTTTTAGAATAATCATAATGATTTTTATAGAAAACTAATATTTTCACAAAAAATCACCGTGATTGTAGCAAATAATAAATATTTTTAACAAAAATCGTTATGATTATAATAGTTACTTTGCAACAATCAGCGTGTAGCGCATTATTGTGCTATTTTGAACCAGGAAACCGTACCTTGGAGCCAGTTTTATGCT contains the following coding sequences:
- the phoU gene encoding phosphate signaling complex protein PhoU, producing MRNNFNLQLNELHEDLKKMGTLCEDCITFATQSLLLGDTELGERAIQAEKQTDIMEKEIQNLCMRILLQQQPVASDLRTISAAIKVITDMERIGDQGSDIAELIKKTQIPFEAFNSHIAAMADCIIRMVTGSVESFIKQDAKLAKQIADLDDQADDLFIQIKNDILDMMSGKTKHDRAFGEKALNTLMIAKYLERIGDHAVNITECALMAAGSQNAQQE
- a CDS encoding DUF6261 family protein produces the protein MNKLRNSIRVTAADGLSDYFVRLYKDFEIEDKFLAEIFGEIERLSAKITTAIMQDRVKSSLAEKDRARNEEIRKLNALLKGYAVFPSAEKRECAKRLLAVFKKYGLKITSENYSSKSSLIESILEDFSREQEKSDAASLDGVAELIQSLRNAENDFYKANDEFVRGRALKNESAYSIKGRLVRTINEKLVPYLSAMSIADNSAYGNFAQNVERQIKKLNSAVPKTKKSPPQ
- the pstB gene encoding phosphate ABC transporter ATP-binding protein PstB, giving the protein MNKSKISVQDLNLFYGNFQALYDVNLEIPANMVTAFIGPSGCGKSTLLKTFNRMNDLVVGCRTEGKVLIDDENIFENIDVNLLRKKVGMVFQKPNPFPMSIYDNIAYGPRTHGIKRKSDLDNIVEKALQDAAIWDEVKDRLNKSAIGLSGGQQQRLCIARALAIEPEVLLMDEPTSALDPISTSKIEDTIAELKSKYTIVIVTHNMQQATRVSDLTAFFLLGKVIEYGQTEQIFSSPKNKKTEDYITGRFG
- a CDS encoding extracellular solute-binding protein, whose translation is MKKFNVAIFSMAAFVLSIFSSCSKEKKETFNLYNWSYYTPDSVLEKFAKEYNCKVKVDYFDSNEMMYAKLRAGAKGYDLTIPSQDYTSIMIKQGMVQKIDHSQFPNSKYINPEALEKAKGYDPDMTWSVPYCLAASGISVNKTKVKDYEKSFDIFSRTDLAGHMTMMDDMRVTMGSALKHLGYSLNTTDDKELREAADLIINKWRPNLIKFDAEGYGKSFASGDFWVCDGYAEIVFAEVPEDKHDEVIDFFVPECGSAAYLDSMVILKDAKHYDLAMKFIDFSHRPEIYAEFCDALKFPAYINKEAAKYTKKKPMYPVETLEKVELKMDVGEALSKYDALWQEIRFSAE
- the pstC gene encoding phosphate ABC transporter permease subunit PstC, coding for MKNKYIEQTMRFVFLAAACVSIAATITICIFLFANGVPAMLKIGLKNFIFGLKWKPSIDLYGIFPMIVGSITVTLGALILGVPLGLFTAVFLARYCPKQLYNFFESGVKLLAGIPSVVYGFFGLTVIVPAIRNIFGGNGTSILAASIVLAIMILPTIISVSESSIRAVPSLYFEGSLALGACKERSIFLVELKAAKSGIMAGIILGVGRAVGETMAVIMVAGNQAILPRSLVKGIRTLTANIVLEMGYAADLHRDALIATSVILFIFILIINLCFSLLKEKKE
- a CDS encoding substrate-binding domain-containing protein; translated protein: MKKTMYAVISAISLAVLGGTLFAAPKKDKNFGKKSVVLISREEGSGTRGAFVELFGIEMKNAEGKKVDFTSEEADITNSTEVMLTSVAGNKYAIGYVSLGSLNKTVKALKIEGVSPSVSSIKNGTYKISRPFNIVTKQTGLSENASDFIRFILSSDGQAIVEANGYISATQNPAYIATGKKGKITVAGSSSVTPVMEKLAEAYEKLNPEIKIEVQMSDSTTGVNSALNGVCEIGMASRELKDSEKAKGALQIKIAIDGIAVIINKENPTESASIQSVKDLYIGTISKWGDVK
- the pstA gene encoding phosphate ABC transporter permease PstA, coding for MKTSQTFQSKVLKSFVLGAGIFTIAISCGIVIYILARGIPNLNLSLFSIKYTSENSSLFPALINTLSATAITLAIAVPIGIGAAIYLSEYAYRGSKIVKAIRLATETLSGIPSIVYGLFGFLFFVTFLHWGFSLLAGCCTLAIMILPVIVRTTEEALLSVNDSYREGSFGLGAGKLRTVFCIVLPSAVPGIIAGIVLGTGRIVGETAALIYTAGTVARIAGGMQSGRTLAVHLYALWSEGLATGQSYATAVILLAIVLILNWLSSLLEKIITRKNKNE